The Ooceraea biroi isolate clonal line C1 chromosome 1, Obir_v5.4, whole genome shotgun sequence genome has a window encoding:
- the LOC109611372 gene encoding uncharacterized protein LOC109611372, with translation MTNLLMFFLFANQVLYIFGRLTVIRTPPYSQRDRQFLCISEDDGSALVWNDIISENSFKTSRLIRFSNVDDIQSDKDSIDCKMNERDDCLHSWIKQNWSLTNSLETPLGPVFDQRWEDFEELGSFNAEYNPINLESATFAFSVRASLSDVEMLFCNGSDYTKSFCYWIIIGGWNNSKSAIRRCPIGAPKPNMEAEDKECSIDKASAIHAPLSSTEWRTFLVIWDIINRNISLYDSTTDTVFMRYQDTKLQTSETENRKVKNSDFFNYYHMFIRSADMMIYRFHVYSFLHTTIANATLTSPTFQFNNKMCIQLLLGLCAECEMSIILYDRTGNIELKRGLVKRFFKATSHDLPTWQYITIKYTTNNYDSVKMKLTPKLNSYSSNPLWAVANIRRCPTNASLRWSRLHSIIPSIVWNKFPSVTCQKLFYDKHTVVNTTPDATSNVKMGDAECPEGKIGPQCLLHCNSDLYGYAGCKGHVICYKEGCTCPPGFKGNNCSTFCETNKYGYYCKQKCGSCKNSTPSSRDLCNKVTGDCLDGCHNSQETVYVPSLCRTIIDKPDTPTIYSIDEISIKVKLFITWKDEYEGKLFYAFNIIPVNSFVII, from the exons ACAGACAGTTTTTATGTATCTCTGAGGATGATGGCTCTGCTCTTGTGTGGAATGATATAATCTCAGAAAACTCATTCAAAACATCGAGATTGATAC GGTTCAGCAATGTAGATGATATTCAGTCAGATAAAGATAGTATAGACTGCAAAATGAATGAAAGGGATGACTGCTTACACTCATGGATTAAACAAAACTGGAGCTTAACAAATTCCCTTGAAACACCTTTGGGCCCGGTATTTGATCAACGATGGGAAG ATTTCGAGGAACTTGGAAGTTTTAATGCAGAATATAATCCTATAAACTTAGAAAGTGCTACATTTGCGTTTTCGGTTCGTGCATCACTTAGTGACGTGGAAATGTTGTTTTGCAATGGCAGTGATTACACTAAAAGCTTTTGTTATTGGATTATAATTGGCGGTTGGAACAATTCAAAATCTGCCATACGAAGATGCCCAATAGGAGCACCTAAGCCCAACATGGAAGCTGAAGACAAGGAATGCAGTATAGACAAAGCTTCAGCCATT CATGCTCCATTGTCTTCAACTGAATGGCGAACTTTTCTGGTTATATGGGACATCATAAATCGGAATATATCTCTTTATGATTCTACCACTGACACAGTTTTTATGAGATATCAGGATACGAAACTGCAAACAAGTGAAACGGAAAAtagaaaagtgaaaaactcGGACTTTTTCAACTATTATCACATGTTCATAAGAAGCGCTGATATGATGATCTATCGATTTCACGTAT attctTTTCTACACACTACTATTGCAAATGCAACTTTAACAAGTCCCACCTTTCAGTTTAATAATAAGATGtgtatacaattattactTGGCCTCTGCGCAGAATGTGAAATGAGTATAATACTATATGACAGAACAGGCAACATAGAACTGAAACGTGGTCTtgtaaaacgcttttttaaagCTACAAGCCACGACTTGCCTACATGGCAATACATcacaattaaatatacaacgaataattatgatagcgtgaaaatgaaattaacgcCTAAACTTAATTCATACAGTTCTAACCCATTGTGGGCGGTGGCAAATATTCGTCGATGTCCCACGAATG cGTCTTTAAGATGGAGTCGTCTGCATTCTATTATACCATCTATAGTATGGAACAAGTTTCCAAGCGTAACGtgccaaaaattattttatgataaacaCACTGTTGTAAACACCACACCGGACGCCACATCAAATGTGAAAATgg gtGACGCAGAGTGTCCTGAAGGCAAAATTGGACCACAATGTTTGTTACATTGCAATAGTGATTTATACGGTTATGCTGGTTGCAAAGGCCatgtaatttgttataaaGAGGGTTGTACCTGTCCTCCAGGTTTCAAAGGAAATAATTGTTCTACAt tTTGTGAAACAAACAAGTATGGTTATTACTGTAAGCAGAAATGCGGTTCGTGCAAGAATTCAACACCTTCATCAAgagatttatgtaataaagtaaCTGGAGACTGTTTGGACGGTTGTCATAACAGTCAAGAAACAGTTTACGTACCTTCTTTATGTCGAACAA TTATAGATAAACCGGACACACCTACAATTTACAGTATAGACGAAATAAGTATAAAGGTTAAACTTTTTATAACATGGAAGGATGAATATGAAGGAAAGCTCTTTTATGCTTTCAACATTATACCAGTAAATAGTttcgttattatataa
- the LOC113563601 gene encoding probable inactive tRNA-specific adenosine deaminase-like protein 3 isoform X1, giving the protein MISLHFVCRKMESSKSVKASKVETTTRSWTAKPILGSDFTEVLPLQEVYVGVLRHRRDTSVAIQSISAALPGFAHLKRCSNGKLLLAPLRADESHEKDCDVLLGEDQLKDQLQKRGFDVSLLENNFQVTKVPTRAPRTKSQASEASKIWPVNFHPDPTIESLIDGSIFDENRLLAIERIMLLVTEAAKLEAIGDEYCTGAAAVVDPEDGRILAVSAARMDQHPMWHATMLAVDLVARLHGGGAWQLNDNSEKGRTDIIQNESETPSDEGMTDSNAATDEQSSKTRLRRIKRRYEEETPLCYPSSLASLRFPVQTPLEEQTERKGRRNNRQSAKPENSKQEENRSNVEKCGPYLCTGYWVFLLMEPCPLCAMALLHSRVARIFYGTANRTVGVLGSRTVLHTVPGLNHRYRVWSGILERECRQTVEEINARRSRD; this is encoded by the exons ATGATCTCGTTACATTTTGTAT GCCGGAAGATGGAGTCGTCGAAAAGTGTCAAGGCGAGCAAGGTGGAGACTACAACTAGAAGCTGGACAGCGAAACCGATTTTAGGCTCGGATTTCACGGAAGTTCTACCGCTGCAGGAGGTCTACGTGGGCGTCTTGAGGCATCGCAGAGATACCTCCGTAGCGATCCAAAGTATATCAGCCGCCCTGCCTGGATTCGCCCATCTGAAGCGTTGTTCCAATGGCAAACTGCTTCTAGCTCCACTTCGTGCGGATGAATCGCACGAAAAAGACTGTGACGTCCTACTTGGTGAAGATCAGCTGAAAGACCAGTTGCAGAAGAGAGGATTCGATGTCTCCTTACTGGAGAACAATTTCCAGGTGACAAAGGTTCCGACCAGGGCGCCCAGAACGAAATCGCAGGCCAGTGAAGCTTCGAAGATCTGGCCGGTAAACTTCCATCCCGATCCGACAATCGAGAGCCTGATCGACGGCTCGATTTTTGACGAGAATCGCTTGCTCGCGATCGAGAGGATAATGTTGTTAGTGACAGAGGCCGCCAAGCTAGAGGCGATTGGCGACGAGTATTGCACTGGTGCCGCGGCGGTTGTCGATCCCGAAGACGGAAGGATCCTGGCAGTGTCCGCTGCGAGGATGGACCAGCATCCGATGTGGCATGCTACGATGCTAGCGGTAGATCTTGTCGCCCGGCTTCACGGTGGCGGTGCGTGGCAATTGAATGATAATTCTGAAAAAGGGCGAACGGACATAATTCAGAACGAGAGCGAAACACCCAGCGATGAAGGGATGACAGACTCGAACGCTGCGACTGACGAGCAGAGCTCGAAGACACGACTGAGGCGGATCAAAAGAAGGTATGAAGAGGAAACGCCGCTCTGTTATCCGAGCTCCCTGGCCTCGCTGAGGTTCCCAGTTCAGACGCCTCTTGAAGAGCAAACCGAGCGAAAGGGACGACGGAACAACCGCCAGTCCGCCAAACCTGAGAACTCGAAGCAAGAAGAAAACAGAAGCAATGTGGAGAAGTGCGGGCCCTATCTCTGCACGGGTTACTGGGTGTTTCTACTGATGGAGCCTTGTCCTTTGTGCGCCATGGCGTTGCTGCATTCCAGGGTTGCGCGAATCTTTTACGGCACGGCCAATCGGACTGTGGGTGTTTTGGGATCCAGAACGGTGCTTCACACGGTGCCGGGTCTAAATCATCGGTACCGCGTCTGGAGCGGAATCCTGGAGCGGGAATGCCGACAGACAGTGGAAGAAATCAATGCACGCAGAAGTCGCGACTGA
- the LOC113562039 gene encoding receptor-type tyrosine-protein phosphatase T-like codes for MLRNNIALSHNIENYEHERHSVISNSEQSLSTLSDRQSRVTSYHHYEEIKEITWIVKVKDFDTFVKQAIETGLLNQQCEKLPKQQTQSCVHGKLPQNIIKNRCENLVPNDDTRVVLKQLPSDPHSDYINANYITGYRKKKHYIATQGPKPNTVIDFWRMIWQENVLIICMLTNVIENGKTKCEQYWPDIGNKKKYGNIIVLNAKQHVSADYCFRTFQITYGRETRKVEHLHYTAWPDHGVPLYTYSIVTYLKKLLATPPGNGSVVVHCSTGVGRTGVIILCDICLRQAAAEGVIILFA; via the exons atgttacggAACAATATAGCCTTATCTCATAACATCGAGAATTATGAGCATGAAAGACATTCTGTAATATCAAATTCGGAACAGAGTCTCTCAACTCTTTCCGACAGGCAATCGCGAGTAACTTCATATCATCATTATGAAGAGATAAAGGAAATAACATGGATAGTGAAAGTAAAAGATTTCGACACTTTTGTTAAACAGGCAATAGAAACAGGATTGCTGAATCAGCAATGCGAG aagttACCAAAACAACAAACTCAATCATGTGTTCATGGTAAGCTTCcacagaatataataaaaaatcgatgTGAGAATCTTGTTCCAA ATGACGATACGCGCGTTGTGCTGAAGCAACTTCCGAGCGATCCTCATTCCGATTATATCAATGCCAATTACATCACC GGCTATAGGAAGAAGAAACATTACATAGCCACTCAAGGGCCCAAACCCAACACGGTTATCGATTTCTGGCGCATGATTTGGCAAGAGAATGTTCTAATTATTTGTATGCTGACAAACGTAATTGAAAATGGAAAG ACTAAGTGCGAGCAATATTGGCCAGATATCGGCAATAAGAAGAAATACGGCAATATTATTGTGCTGAATGCGAAGCAACATGTTTCTGCTGATTATTGCTTCAGAACTTTCCAAATCACTTACGGAAGAGAAACGCGAAAg GTGGAACATCTGCATTATACGGCCTGGCCGGATCATGGCGTACCATTGTACACATACTCCATAGTAACGTATCTGAAGAAATTATTGGCAACTCCACCTGGTAATGGCTCCGTGGTAGTCCATTGTAGCACAGGCGTCGGCAGAACCGGAGTCATCATTCTGTGCGACATTTGTCTCCGTCAAGCAGCGGCCGAAGGAGTAATAATACTATTTGCTTAA
- the LOC113563601 gene encoding probable inactive tRNA-specific adenosine deaminase-like protein 3 isoform X2, producing MESSKSVKASKVETTTRSWTAKPILGSDFTEVLPLQEVYVGVLRHRRDTSVAIQSISAALPGFAHLKRCSNGKLLLAPLRADESHEKDCDVLLGEDQLKDQLQKRGFDVSLLENNFQVTKVPTRAPRTKSQASEASKIWPVNFHPDPTIESLIDGSIFDENRLLAIERIMLLVTEAAKLEAIGDEYCTGAAAVVDPEDGRILAVSAARMDQHPMWHATMLAVDLVARLHGGGAWQLNDNSEKGRTDIIQNESETPSDEGMTDSNAATDEQSSKTRLRRIKRRYEEETPLCYPSSLASLRFPVQTPLEEQTERKGRRNNRQSAKPENSKQEENRSNVEKCGPYLCTGYWVFLLMEPCPLCAMALLHSRVARIFYGTANRTVGVLGSRTVLHTVPGLNHRYRVWSGILERECRQTVEEINARRSRD from the coding sequence ATGGAGTCGTCGAAAAGTGTCAAGGCGAGCAAGGTGGAGACTACAACTAGAAGCTGGACAGCGAAACCGATTTTAGGCTCGGATTTCACGGAAGTTCTACCGCTGCAGGAGGTCTACGTGGGCGTCTTGAGGCATCGCAGAGATACCTCCGTAGCGATCCAAAGTATATCAGCCGCCCTGCCTGGATTCGCCCATCTGAAGCGTTGTTCCAATGGCAAACTGCTTCTAGCTCCACTTCGTGCGGATGAATCGCACGAAAAAGACTGTGACGTCCTACTTGGTGAAGATCAGCTGAAAGACCAGTTGCAGAAGAGAGGATTCGATGTCTCCTTACTGGAGAACAATTTCCAGGTGACAAAGGTTCCGACCAGGGCGCCCAGAACGAAATCGCAGGCCAGTGAAGCTTCGAAGATCTGGCCGGTAAACTTCCATCCCGATCCGACAATCGAGAGCCTGATCGACGGCTCGATTTTTGACGAGAATCGCTTGCTCGCGATCGAGAGGATAATGTTGTTAGTGACAGAGGCCGCCAAGCTAGAGGCGATTGGCGACGAGTATTGCACTGGTGCCGCGGCGGTTGTCGATCCCGAAGACGGAAGGATCCTGGCAGTGTCCGCTGCGAGGATGGACCAGCATCCGATGTGGCATGCTACGATGCTAGCGGTAGATCTTGTCGCCCGGCTTCACGGTGGCGGTGCGTGGCAATTGAATGATAATTCTGAAAAAGGGCGAACGGACATAATTCAGAACGAGAGCGAAACACCCAGCGATGAAGGGATGACAGACTCGAACGCTGCGACTGACGAGCAGAGCTCGAAGACACGACTGAGGCGGATCAAAAGAAGGTATGAAGAGGAAACGCCGCTCTGTTATCCGAGCTCCCTGGCCTCGCTGAGGTTCCCAGTTCAGACGCCTCTTGAAGAGCAAACCGAGCGAAAGGGACGACGGAACAACCGCCAGTCCGCCAAACCTGAGAACTCGAAGCAAGAAGAAAACAGAAGCAATGTGGAGAAGTGCGGGCCCTATCTCTGCACGGGTTACTGGGTGTTTCTACTGATGGAGCCTTGTCCTTTGTGCGCCATGGCGTTGCTGCATTCCAGGGTTGCGCGAATCTTTTACGGCACGGCCAATCGGACTGTGGGTGTTTTGGGATCCAGAACGGTGCTTCACACGGTGCCGGGTCTAAATCATCGGTACCGCGTCTGGAGCGGAATCCTGGAGCGGGAATGCCGACAGACAGTGGAAGAAATCAATGCACGCAGAAGTCGCGACTGA
- the LOC113562032 gene encoding phosphatidylinositol phosphatase PTPRQ-like, with protein sequence MNNWFVDIILCAVFYKYILLQMLTAPSTVLNFISMNVSDTNVTLSWMAPTQPNGIIEGYNVELQVIKYLGCKDSTSDLSSIKTTHQTKNTTITIHNLHPYASYRAQIVAYNARFDSEVVETIFNTNKSDVATEVFSQLKAQGWNLTWKPPEDCTTITGPLDAKIKIRSIKDDSENFPIVKYTKYTYLPLYKAELYALNQFVARVYVIRAINAAENPSAYQEIEFAVPPGVPPQVTKLDVYEIDKHQDPMVVYLRWQKPIPPLNGTLRGYSIRLCNNVHVCSYTEVPLTNTCKLWDDYVCGSVQLENNSSLTIEVVAYNMDVHKPGPPVIIPQKIFDKNLYHDSLNLNLHPANFIVVTLNNGIVDLYWNHPWKTGYTLKYFGIKITEVFTNLFKRFAFLKENAKAENDIIIVVSNYTRTYSKRVYLHPSTKYSIIIRAYTVPYLNGRTSYKQIETPSSLKFDGPLKYIINDSTILLMIPPVKNYTINSIIHIIVKGPLGPKGCKGYLKVPENLQALASVNVSHIAWEAANFPIEEAGKVFAIGDNKMYGKAKNCQVQPKELYDITVIVSEYNQSLYFKPIALRITVNTEVSSMRNEVWLVPVILIILIVCSAGVALTLRCFYQRYYFIYF encoded by the exons ATGAACAATTGGTTTGTAGACATAATTCTTTGtgctgtattttataaatatatacttttgcAAATGTTGACAGCCCCATCGACagtgttaaattttataagCATGAATGTATCTGACACGAATGTTACCTTGTCGTGGATGGCTCCAACGCAACCAAATGGGATCATAGAGGGATATAACGTAGAATTACAg gttattaaatatcttggCTGTAAAGACTCTACATCTGATTTAAGTAGTATTAAAACTACACatcaaacaaaaaatacaacAATTACAATTCACAATTTACATCCGTATGCATCGTACAGAGCACAGATCGTAGCTTATAATGCACGATTTGACAGCGAGGTTGTAGAGACAATCTTTAATACAAACAAATCtg ATGTAGCAACGGAAGTATTCAGTCAATTAAAAGCACAAGGTTGGAATTTGACATGGAAGCCACCAGAAGATTGTACCACTATTACGGGACCATTAGatgctaaaataaaaatacgcaGTATTAAGGACGATAGCGAAAATTTCCCCatagtaaaatatacaaaatatacttATCTTCCCTTGTATAAGGCGGAATTATACGCTCTCAACCAATTTGTGGCTAGAGTATATGTAATAAGAGCGATCAATGCTGCAGAGAATCCTTCTGCTTATCAAGAAATTGAATTTGCAGTTCCGCCTGGAG TCCCGCCCCAAGTAACTAAGCTGGACGTTTACGAAATTGACAAGCACCAAGATCCCATGGTTGTATATTTGAGATGGCAAAAGCCAATTCCACCTCTCAACGGGACATTACGTGGTTATAGCATCCGATTATGCAATAACGTACATGTGTGCTCTTATACAGAAGTTCCATTGACTAATACTTGCAAATTATGGGATGATTATGTTTGCGGATCTGTTCAGTTGGAAAACAATAGTTCTTTAACAATTGAA GTTGTCGCATACAACATGGATGTTCATAAACCAGGACCTCCAGTTATAATACctcagaaaatatttgataaaa ATCTATATCATGATAGTCTAAATCTCAATCTACATCCCGCTAATTTCATCGTTGTAACTCTTAATAATGGCATCGTGGACCTATACTGGAATCATCCTTGGAAAACGGGTTACACTTTGAAGTATTTCGGTATTAAAATAACTGAAGTTTTCACCAATCTCTTTAAGCGTTTCGcatttttgaaagaaaatgcaaaagcTGAGAATGACATCATCATAGTGGTGTCCAATTATACGCGCACTTATAGCAAAAGAGTTTATTTACATCCTTCAACAAAATACTCCATCATCATTAGAGCTTATACAGTTCCGTACCTAAATGGCAGAACATCGTACAAGCAAATAGAAACACCTTCCAGCTTAAAGTTCGACGGTCctctgaaatatataataaacgatTCCACGATTTTGTTAATGATACCTCCTGTGAAAAATTATACGATAAACAGTATAATACACATCATAGTAAAAGGACCGTTAGGGCCCAAAGGCTGCAAAGGATACTTGAAAGTACCTGAAAATCTGCAAGCGTTAGCAAGCGTAAACGTATCCCATATAGCTTGGGAAGCAGCTAACTTTCCA ATCGAAGAGGCTGGCAAAGTTTTTGCGATTGGCGACAATAAAATGTATGGGAAAGCCAAGAACTGTCAAGTACAACCTAAAGAATTATACGATATAACAGTTATCGTAAGTGAGTATAATCAAAGTTTGTATTTCAAGCCGATTGCGCTGAGAATAACTGTCAACACTGAAGTCTCATCGATGCGCAACGAAGTGTGGCTCGTacctgtaatattaataatattgatcgTGTGCAGCGCCGGCGTAGCTCTTACGTTGCGTTGTTTTTATCAAaggtattatttcatttatttttaa